A section of the Triticum dicoccoides isolate Atlit2015 ecotype Zavitan chromosome 7A, WEW_v2.0, whole genome shotgun sequence genome encodes:
- the LOC119327676 gene encoding auxin-responsive protein IAA23-like, giving the protein MSTSSTNSAESPAVSGLDYEDTALTLALPGSSSDDRKRAHHDEHDKPPSPKARAVGWPPVRAYRRNALREEGACKLVKVAVDGAPYLRKVDLAAHGGYEVLLRALHGMFAPCLAVRGEGELGSRLVDAATGAEYVPTYEDRDGDWMLVGDVPWKMFVESCKRIRLMKSSEAVNLAPRPSSQ; this is encoded by the exons ATGTCGACGAGCTCGACCAACTCCGCCGAGTCCCCGGCCGTGTCCGGCCTCGACTACGAAGACACCGCCCTCACCCTCGCCCTCCCCGGCTCCTCCTCCGACGACCGCAAGCGCGCCCACCACGACGAGCACGACAAGCCGCCCTCCCCAAA AGCGCGCGCTGTGGGGTGGCCTCCGGTGCGGGCTTACCGGCGCaacgcgctgcgggaggagggcgcGTGCAAGCTCGTGAAGGTGGCCGTGGACGGCGCCCCCTACCTGCGCAAGGTGGACCTCGCCGCGCACGGCGGGTACGAGGTGCTGCTCCGCGCGCTCCACGGCATGTTCGCCCCGTGCCTCGCCGTCCGCGGCGAGGGCGAGCTCGGGAGCAGGCTCGTGGACGCGGCCACCGGCGCCGAGTACGTGCCCACCTACGAGGACAGGGACGGCGACTGGATGCTCGTTGGAGACGTCCCCTGGAA GATGTTCGTCGAGTCCTGCAAGCGGATCCGCCTCATGAAGAGCTCCGAGGCCGTCAACCTAG CTCCAAGACCATCTTCCCAATGA